In a genomic window of Taylorella equigenitalis ATCC 35865:
- a CDS encoding sulfurtransferase TusA family protein — MDYDLFIDTSGLLCPLPLLKTKKGLSEIESGQVICVKTTDPHSSKDFELFCKQTGNKLLKQEADSDGMKHWISRK; from the coding sequence ATGGATTACGATTTATTTATCGATACTAGCGGTTTACTTTGTCCGCTTCCATTATTAAAAACTAAAAAGGGGCTGTCTGAGATTGAAAGTGGTCAGGTTATTTGCGTTAAAACCACTGACCCCCACTCTTCAAAAGATTTCGAGCTATTTTGTAAGCAAACAGGTAATAAATTGCTTAAACAGGAAGCAGACAGTGACGGAATGAAGCACTGGATTTCTAGAAAATAA
- the rimM gene encoding ribosome maturation factor RimM (Essential for efficient processing of 16S rRNA), translating into MNTNNHSPRNDVNIPSDLVVVGRIADANGVRGKVKIFPHSKQNTQLLDIKNWYIQKFDLNDHPLGPVRAVKVKSKVINGDVILASFDGIEDRDQALELKGYSILASRSEFPTTNSDEFYWIDLIGCFVYSNDPSNPTLLGIVKNLSESGAHTLLHIHQINSEDDLSPRLNSKGRPIEVLIPFVKDIVPEIDIENKKIFANWTLE; encoded by the coding sequence ATGAATACTAATAATCATAGCCCTCGTAATGACGTAAATATACCAAGCGATCTTGTTGTCGTAGGTAGAATCGCTGATGCTAATGGGGTGAGAGGAAAAGTAAAAATATTTCCACATTCAAAGCAAAACACACAACTTTTGGATATTAAAAATTGGTATATACAAAAGTTTGATTTAAATGATCATCCTCTAGGTCCAGTAAGGGCAGTTAAGGTTAAATCGAAAGTTATAAATGGTGATGTCATATTAGCTTCATTCGATGGTATTGAGGATAGAGATCAGGCTCTTGAACTTAAGGGGTATTCTATCCTAGCTTCTCGTTCAGAGTTTCCTACAACAAATTCTGATGAGTTTTACTGGATTGATTTAATTGGATGTTTTGTTTACTCAAATGATCCTTCAAATCCTACTTTGCTAGGCATTGTAAAAAATCTTTCAGAAAGCGGTGCCCATACGCTTTTGCATATTCATCAAATTAATTCAGAGGACGATCTGTCTCCTAGGTTAAATTCAAAAGGAAGACCCATTGAGGTCTTAATACCTTTTGTTAAAGATATTGTTCCAGAGATAGATATAGAAAATAAAAAAATCTTTGCTAACTGGACACTGGAGTAA
- the trmD gene encoding tRNA (guanosine(37)-N1)-methyltransferase TrmD: protein MRIDVITLFPELINSVSKLGVTGRALEKGIWTLKCWNPRDYTTDIHHTIDDRPYGGGPGMVMLAEPLRDVLLDVKKDREISGCSSNCKVVYLSPSGVLFKQSLANKFCETEGFILICGRYEGIDQRFIDKYVDQQISIGDYVLSGGELPALAIIDTVTRLLPGVINTPESHIKDSFQDSLKGLLDHPHYTRPEVFEGMSVPKILLSGNHKEIERWREEQSIEITRKVRPDLINE, encoded by the coding sequence TTGCGTATTGATGTAATCACATTATTTCCTGAATTGATAAACAGTGTCTCTAAGCTAGGTGTTACAGGTAGGGCATTAGAAAAGGGTATTTGGACCCTTAAATGTTGGAATCCGCGTGATTATACAACTGATATACACCACACAATTGATGATAGGCCTTATGGCGGTGGTCCAGGGATGGTTATGTTGGCAGAACCATTACGTGACGTTTTGCTTGATGTAAAAAAAGATCGTGAAATTAGTGGATGTTCATCTAATTGTAAAGTTGTATATCTTTCACCTTCTGGGGTTTTATTTAAACAATCACTAGCAAATAAATTTTGTGAGACTGAGGGTTTTATTTTGATTTGTGGAAGATACGAGGGCATAGATCAAAGATTTATAGATAAATATGTTGATCAGCAAATTTCTATTGGGGATTATGTGCTTTCCGGGGGAGAACTTCCTGCTTTAGCAATAATCGATACTGTGACTAGATTGCTTCCTGGAGTTATTAACACTCCTGAATCTCATATTAAAGACTCATTTCAGGATTCCCTAAAAGGTCTTCTTGATCACCCTCATTACACAAGACCCGAGGTGTTTGAAGGTATGTCGGTTCCAAAGATTTTGTTATCAGGAAATCATAAGGAAATAGAGAGATGGCGGGAAGAACAATCGATTGAAATAACTCGAAAAGTTAGACCTGACCTAATAAACGAATAA
- a CDS encoding low molecular weight protein-tyrosine-phosphatase, protein MKTSVLFVCMGNICRSPCAEGILRNLVQEAGLQDSISIDSVATHDYHIGEPPDGRAQFVCRKRGIDISHIRAKKVTLEDIRNHDLVLAMDWESLTFLQQLSPKSQHYKLMLLMRYANDYEEATVPDPFYGGIDSFNKMMDYLDDACLGVFEVVSKRVGQYQSSEF, encoded by the coding sequence ATGAAAACGAGTGTACTTTTTGTCTGTATGGGGAATATATGCCGCTCACCTTGTGCTGAGGGCATTTTGCGTAATCTTGTCCAAGAGGCCGGGTTACAGGACAGTATCTCTATCGATTCAGTAGCTACTCATGATTACCATATTGGTGAACCGCCTGACGGTCGTGCCCAGTTTGTATGTAGAAAGCGTGGTATAGATATATCCCATATTAGAGCTAAAAAAGTGACTCTTGAGGATATTAGAAACCATGATTTAGTTCTAGCTATGGATTGGGAGAGTCTTACATTCCTTCAGCAACTATCTCCAAAAAGCCAGCATTACAAACTTATGCTTCTTATGCGCTACGCTAATGATTACGAAGAAGCCACAGTTCCAGACCCTTTTTATGGGGGCATAGATTCATTCAATAAAATGATGGATTATTTAGATGATGCTTGTCTAGGTGTTTTTGAAGTTGTCAGCAAAAGAGTCGGACAGTATCAGTCATCAGAATTTTAA
- a CDS encoding Rrf2 family transcriptional regulator, which produces MRLTTKGRFAVTAMIDLGLRSHSGPVTLSAISSRQNISLSYLEQLFSKLRRHELVESVRGPGGGYTLARNAKDITVADIVFAVDEPLDATGCGNKLPFNNGRDGRDHGHCMTHDLWSSLNAHMVDYLDSVSLQDLVDHQRLGPSEISKLEQKNTQFRSKFESNNRNIESPLIFKGFGG; this is translated from the coding sequence ATGAGATTAACTACTAAAGGTCGCTTTGCGGTTACCGCTATGATTGATCTTGGATTAAGAAGCCATTCTGGTCCCGTAACTTTATCTGCTATAAGTTCACGCCAAAACATTTCCCTTTCTTACCTAGAGCAACTTTTTAGCAAATTGCGTCGTCATGAGCTAGTTGAAAGTGTTCGCGGACCTGGTGGTGGTTACACACTTGCTAGAAACGCTAAGGATATAACCGTAGCTGATATTGTTTTTGCAGTTGATGAACCCTTGGATGCCACTGGTTGCGGAAATAAGCTACCCTTTAATAACGGCCGTGATGGGAGAGATCACGGTCACTGTATGACCCACGATTTATGGAGTAGCCTTAATGCCCATATGGTAGATTATCTTGACTCAGTATCATTGCAAGATTTAGTTGATCATCAGAGGTTAGGTCCATCTGAAATTTCTAAATTAGAGCAAAAGAATACTCAATTTAGGTCTAAATTCGAGTCAAATAATAGGAATATCGAATCTCCATTGATTTTCAAGGGGTTTGGGGGCTGA
- a CDS encoding IscS subfamily cysteine desulfurase has protein sequence MQSLKLKFPIYLDNSSTTPVDPRVVDAMVPWLYEKYGNPASRTHALGWEAEEAVEKARKQVADLVGADSREIIWTSGATESNNLALKGAAHFYKDKGKHLITVKTEHKAVLDTMRELERQGYEVTYLDVKENGLIDIGELIQAIRPDTILISVMFVNNEIGVIQPIEQIGEIAREKGIIFHVDSAQATGKVDIDLQNLKVDLMSFSAHKCYGPKGIGALYIRRKPRVRIEAQMHGGGHERGFRSGTLPTHQIVGMGEAFAILKSEMHEEIERIRALRDRLLAGLQAIPDVYVNGDMQSRIAHNLNISFNYVEGESLIMAIKDVAVSSGSACTSASLEPSYVLRALGRDDELAHSSIRFTLGRFTTEDEIDYTVDLVKSKIDKFREMSPLWEMVQEGIDLSTVQWTDH, from the coding sequence ATGCAATCTTTGAAATTGAAATTTCCTATTTATTTAGATAACTCCTCCACTACACCCGTTGACCCTAGAGTCGTAGATGCGATGGTACCTTGGCTGTATGAGAAATATGGAAATCCCGCTTCACGCACACATGCATTAGGATGGGAGGCCGAAGAGGCTGTAGAAAAAGCACGCAAACAAGTAGCTGATTTAGTAGGTGCTGATTCTCGAGAAATTATATGGACTTCTGGTGCTACAGAGTCAAATAATTTAGCTTTAAAAGGTGCGGCTCATTTTTATAAAGATAAAGGTAAGCATTTAATAACTGTCAAAACAGAACACAAGGCAGTTTTAGATACCATGCGTGAGCTTGAGCGTCAGGGTTATGAAGTAACTTATCTGGATGTTAAAGAAAATGGACTGATTGATATTGGAGAATTAATTCAGGCTATTAGACCAGATACCATCCTGATTTCTGTTATGTTCGTAAATAATGAAATTGGGGTTATCCAACCTATTGAGCAAATTGGAGAGATAGCTCGTGAAAAAGGCATAATCTTTCATGTTGATTCAGCTCAAGCTACTGGAAAAGTCGATATTGACTTACAAAATTTAAAAGTTGATTTGATGTCTTTTTCGGCTCATAAGTGTTATGGTCCAAAAGGTATAGGTGCACTTTATATCAGACGAAAACCACGTGTTCGGATTGAAGCTCAAATGCATGGGGGTGGACACGAAAGAGGGTTCAGATCGGGAACATTGCCAACTCATCAAATTGTTGGTATGGGCGAAGCTTTTGCAATTTTAAAATCTGAGATGCATGAGGAGATTGAGCGGATTAGAGCTTTGCGTGACAGGCTTTTAGCTGGACTTCAAGCTATACCAGATGTTTATGTTAATGGGGATATGCAATCTAGAATTGCTCATAATTTGAATATCAGTTTTAACTATGTTGAAGGTGAGTCCTTAATTATGGCCATAAAGGATGTTGCTGTATCAAGTGGCTCTGCATGTACTTCAGCAAGTCTTGAGCCATCTTATGTACTTAGAGCTTTAGGTAGGGACGATGAACTTGCACATAGTTCTATAAGATTTACTTTAGGCAGATTTACTACTGAGGATGAAATCGACTACACAGTTGATTTAGTTAAGTCAAAGATAGACAAGTTCCGTGAGATGTCTCCATTATGGGAGATGGTACAGGAGGGTATAGATCTTTCAACGGTTCAATGGACGGATCACTAA
- the iscU gene encoding Fe-S cluster assembly scaffold IscU — MAYSEKVLDHYENPRNVGSFDKSDDSVGTGMVGAPACGDVMKLQIKVNDSGIIEDAKFKTYGCGSAIASSSLVTEWVKGKSLDQAMDIKNTDIAEELALPPVKIHCSILAEDAIKAAISDYRKKKEGKV; from the coding sequence ATGGCATACAGTGAAAAAGTTTTAGATCATTATGAGAACCCTAGAAATGTCGGTTCTTTTGATAAATCTGATGATAGCGTTGGCACAGGCATGGTGGGGGCTCCAGCATGTGGAGATGTTATGAAGCTTCAGATTAAGGTAAATGATTCAGGAATTATCGAAGATGCTAAATTTAAAACGTATGGTTGTGGTTCGGCTATTGCATCTAGCTCTTTAGTGACTGAGTGGGTTAAGGGTAAGTCTCTTGATCAAGCTATGGATATTAAAAATACCGATATTGCGGAAGAATTGGCATTGCCACCAGTAAAAATACATTGCTCAATTTTGGCAGAAGATGCAATTAAAGCTGCCATAAGTGATTATCGTAAAAAAAAGGAAGGTAAGGTTTAA
- the iscA gene encoding iron-sulfur cluster assembly protein IscA codes for MAVTLTERAAQHVIKSIKKRGKGIGLRVGVKTSGCSGMAYKLEYADEQDIADSVFESHNVRVFVDAKSLPYIDGTELDFVREGLNEGFKFKNPNEKASCGCGESFSV; via the coding sequence ATGGCAGTTACGCTAACTGAAAGGGCTGCTCAGCACGTAATTAAATCTATCAAAAAAAGAGGAAAGGGAATTGGATTACGTGTAGGCGTTAAAACTTCTGGCTGTTCAGGTATGGCTTACAAGTTGGAATATGCTGATGAACAGGATATTGCCGATAGCGTTTTTGAGAGTCATAATGTGCGAGTCTTTGTTGATGCTAAAAGCCTTCCATATATAGATGGTACCGAACTTGATTTTGTTAGAGAAGGCCTTAACGAAGGGTTTAAATTTAAAAATCCTAACGAAAAAGCTTCATGCGGCTGTGGTGAATCATTCTCTGTATGA
- the hscB gene encoding Fe-S protein assembly co-chaperone HscB has translation MNYFELLKLPQKFAIDETQLEDSWRLASSKVHPDRFAKATPSEKKVALNWASMINEAHTTLKDDVLRGLYLCSLKDINTKTQVSAEFLSKQLLWHEEIEDAGSDKVRLRALANEILKLKHGLVDCIAQLIDHQEDYEKAFSKLQQLQYIQKILSLIESKL, from the coding sequence ATGAACTATTTTGAACTCTTGAAACTCCCACAAAAATTTGCGATAGATGAGACACAATTAGAAGATTCATGGAGACTGGCTTCTTCTAAAGTACATCCAGATAGGTTTGCTAAAGCGACACCCTCTGAAAAAAAAGTTGCATTAAATTGGGCTTCTATGATTAATGAGGCTCATACTACTCTTAAAGATGATGTTTTACGTGGTCTGTATCTTTGTTCTTTGAAAGATATAAACACTAAAACCCAAGTAAGTGCTGAATTTTTATCTAAACAATTGCTTTGGCATGAAGAAATTGAAGATGCTGGGTCAGATAAAGTTAGACTGAGGGCATTGGCAAATGAAATATTAAAACTTAAGCATGGGTTAGTGGATTGCATCGCACAACTTATTGATCACCAAGAAGACTACGAAAAAGCTTTTTCTAAGCTTCAGCAATTACAATACATACAAAAAATATTAAGTCTTATTGAATCTAAATTATGA
- the hscA gene encoding Fe-S protein assembly chaperone HscA — protein sequence MTLFQISDPDIKIKQHAVGIDLGTTHSLIATVLNGELVVIPSSEGKKLFPSAVRYLKDGTIHTGFEALKAKNRDPFNTLLSIKRLLGRSYEEAKDYTLPYRFAQKEGTVNIVTNQGEVSPIQVSAEILKSLRLQAKAYLGVDVEDAVITVPAYFDDAQRQATRDAARIAGFNVLRLLNEPTAAAIAYGLEKSVEGIFAVYDLGGGTFDFSILRLQKGIFEVIATGGDTQLGGDDFDKLIVKDVLTHHDTEHLTAQDHRQLLSIAKTVRERLTKQQRAYFQVKLSDGLHIDLNYPRSHFENIAYGLVNRTLDKVNFVLKDAGLDPDEISGVVMVGGATRMPIVQKMVGDYFQMEPLTNIDPDQVVAMGAALQANKLIGSDSSEDWLLLDVIPLSLGIETMGGLTERIIPRNSTIPVARSQEFTTFKDGQTAMKIHVVQGEREMVSDNRSLAHFELRGIPPMVAGAARIRVDFQVDADGLLSVTARELSSGVNQSIVVKPSYGLSDEVIASMLQDGIQRSSEDAKLRIEREEILGASQLYEALNSALQADSDLLNEKERTTLNSQLSILKEGIDTSNLEAIRRTQSEIAPLSDEFAARRMNRSISSALAGKSIDSVIRE from the coding sequence ATGACCCTTTTTCAAATATCAGATCCCGATATAAAAATAAAACAACATGCAGTTGGGATTGATTTAGGAACTACTCATTCCCTTATAGCCACTGTCCTTAATGGAGAATTAGTTGTTATTCCTTCATCGGAAGGGAAGAAATTATTTCCATCTGCAGTTCGTTATTTAAAAGACGGAACTATTCATACTGGTTTCGAAGCATTAAAAGCAAAAAACCGAGATCCATTTAATACTCTCCTTTCTATTAAAAGACTACTTGGAAGGTCATATGAAGAGGCGAAGGACTATACATTGCCATACAGATTTGCTCAGAAAGAAGGCACAGTTAATATAGTTACTAATCAAGGAGAGGTATCGCCAATTCAGGTTTCTGCTGAGATTTTAAAGTCATTGAGATTACAGGCTAAGGCGTATCTTGGTGTTGATGTTGAGGATGCAGTTATTACCGTCCCAGCATACTTTGATGATGCACAGAGGCAGGCTACTCGTGATGCTGCTAGAATCGCAGGGTTCAATGTTCTTAGACTGTTGAATGAGCCTACAGCGGCTGCGATTGCCTATGGGTTGGAGAAATCGGTCGAAGGTATTTTCGCCGTTTATGATTTAGGTGGTGGTACATTTGATTTTTCGATCCTTCGGCTTCAAAAGGGGATATTTGAGGTTATTGCCACAGGAGGAGATACCCAATTAGGGGGCGATGATTTCGATAAACTAATTGTTAAGGATGTTTTAACGCACCACGATACAGAACATTTGACTGCACAAGATCATAGGCAGCTGTTATCAATCGCAAAGACAGTTCGGGAGCGTCTAACTAAGCAGCAGAGGGCTTATTTTCAAGTTAAACTTTCTGACGGCTTGCACATAGATTTAAATTACCCTAGATCGCATTTTGAAAATATTGCCTACGGGCTGGTAAATCGGACCTTAGACAAAGTAAATTTCGTACTTAAGGATGCTGGATTAGATCCCGATGAAATAAGCGGTGTTGTTATGGTTGGCGGAGCTACACGTATGCCTATTGTTCAGAAAATGGTGGGTGATTATTTTCAAATGGAACCCCTTACAAATATAGATCCTGATCAAGTGGTGGCAATGGGGGCGGCTCTTCAGGCAAACAAACTTATAGGAAGTGATAGTTCAGAGGATTGGTTGTTGCTAGACGTTATTCCTTTATCGCTTGGAATCGAAACTATGGGCGGTTTAACTGAACGTATTATTCCCCGAAACAGCACCATACCAGTCGCCAGATCTCAAGAATTTACTACATTTAAAGATGGTCAAACAGCCATGAAAATACATGTAGTTCAAGGTGAACGTGAGATGGTATCCGACAACCGTTCACTTGCTCATTTTGAACTGCGTGGCATTCCTCCGATGGTTGCGGGTGCAGCTAGAATTCGTGTGGATTTTCAGGTGGATGCCGACGGACTTTTGAGTGTTACTGCACGTGAGCTGAGTTCTGGAGTTAACCAAAGTATTGTGGTCAAACCTAGTTATGGCTTAAGTGATGAAGTAATTGCAAGCATGCTTCAGGATGGGATCCAAAGATCAAGTGAAGATGCAAAACTAAGAATCGAACGTGAAGAAATATTGGGGGCATCTCAATTGTATGAGGCTCTAAACTCCGCACTGCAAGCTGATTCTGACTTGTTAAACGAAAAGGAGAGGACTACCCTTAATTCGCAATTATCAATACTTAAAGAGGGCATAGATACATCGAATTTAGAGGCCATTCGAAGGACTCAATCCGAAATAGCACCCCTATCAGATGAATTTGCAGCTAGACGTATGAATAGATCGATAAGTAGTGCATTGGCAGGAAAATCTATTGATTCTGTAATAAGAGAGTAA
- the fdx gene encoding ISC system 2Fe-2S type ferredoxin — translation MAKITVLPHETLLPEGLVIENAQKGVSLCKNLLNNGVDIEHACEMVCACTTCHVYVVEGFESLNESTDDEEDMLDKAWGLKPNSRLSCQVVVGDEDLVVQIPKYTINHARE, via the coding sequence ATGGCAAAAATAACTGTGTTACCGCATGAAACTTTATTGCCAGAAGGACTTGTAATCGAAAACGCTCAAAAAGGTGTATCGCTTTGCAAAAATCTTCTTAATAATGGTGTCGATATTGAGCATGCATGCGAGATGGTTTGTGCATGCACAACCTGTCATGTATATGTCGTAGAAGGTTTTGAGAGTCTTAATGAATCTACCGACGACGAGGAAGATATGCTTGATAAAGCATGGGGGCTTAAGCCTAATTCGAGACTGTCATGTCAGGTGGTTGTGGGCGATGAAGATTTGGTCGTGCAGATACCTAAATATACGATTAACCACGCAAGGGAGTAA
- a CDS encoding tetratricopeptide repeat protein — MRRLSAILTLILSNFMICGSISAQIKFQIAPQPAPQPAPQPAPQPAPQQQPQSQPESKSEEYEKDSSGNRIKKMNADFINGLNLYFGFNTPQDFVKAREIMEPYAQMDNTTAQMFVGDMYVSGLGVKKDMQKGLDLLLISAKRFNKLSAKKYSDILVYGVDIKPLKTRSPSGIVEDAQKEFINSGFPKGYSIDQTTKEELPHSFLNERVSVFNYLKEISDGGNALAQNYLGDMYFYGVAVNKDQTMAYKLYEDSAAQGNPNGMMNQAHLLMCGYGVSEDRTKAINLMKDVAQKYNVSYIYRQLGNIYLYGEGVNQNYEEAKAWFKKAGDLGDEVATRDVYLIENIDSPKVQSQLKISKQWRGHEAACDPKYPLIIK; from the coding sequence ATGAGACGTTTATCCGCAATCTTAACTTTAATCTTAAGTAATTTTATGATTTGCGGATCAATCTCCGCTCAAATTAAATTTCAAATCGCACCTCAGCCCGCACCTCAGCCTGCACCTCAGCCCGCACCTCAGCCCGCACCTCAACAACAACCTCAATCTCAACCAGAGTCAAAATCAGAAGAATACGAAAAAGATAGTTCTGGCAATAGAATCAAAAAAATGAATGCTGATTTTATAAATGGGCTTAATTTATATTTTGGCTTTAATACCCCTCAAGACTTTGTAAAAGCACGTGAAATTATGGAACCCTATGCACAGATGGATAACACAACGGCACAAATGTTTGTTGGGGATATGTATGTGTCAGGCTTAGGTGTAAAAAAAGATATGCAGAAAGGTCTAGACCTATTGCTTATTTCAGCTAAAAGATTTAATAAATTATCAGCTAAAAAGTATAGTGACATCCTAGTTTATGGAGTGGATATAAAACCTTTAAAGACTAGATCACCTTCAGGCATAGTAGAAGATGCTCAAAAAGAGTTTATTAATTCTGGATTTCCTAAGGGTTATTCTATCGATCAGACTACAAAAGAAGAATTGCCTCATTCCTTCTTAAATGAACGTGTATCTGTTTTCAATTACTTAAAAGAAATATCAGATGGTGGCAATGCCCTTGCTCAAAATTATCTAGGTGACATGTATTTTTACGGTGTAGCCGTTAATAAAGATCAAACAATGGCTTATAAACTTTACGAAGATTCAGCCGCTCAAGGTAATCCAAACGGTATGATGAATCAGGCTCATTTACTTATGTGTGGTTATGGAGTGTCAGAGGACCGTACAAAAGCAATTAACTTGATGAAAGACGTAGCCCAAAAATATAACGTTTCTTATATTTATAGACAATTGGGCAATATATATCTTTATGGTGAAGGAGTGAATCAGAATTACGAAGAGGCTAAAGCTTGGTTTAAGAAAGCAGGAGATTTAGGTGATGAGGTAGCAACTCGCGATGTTTATTTAATTGAAAACATTGACTCACCTAAAGTTCAATCACAATTAAAAATTTCCAAGCAGTGGAGAGGTCATGAAGCAGCTTGTGATCCTAAATATCCATTAATTATTAAGTAA
- a CDS encoding tetratricopeptide repeat protein, protein MILRPLLKLLIGSAFVFSSVSNATVFPLSNGYMDKIEAHRLSNNQKTAQGISYLIGYKTQQDPKKALEIFTSLAAEDHTTAQYFLAQMYLTGFGVHKDIEAGMNYLIKSASRTNPIAEITLKTIVAGKAVNLPHPFLLDEYKILSGYVTKEDPLPRAGDRAYMAYPGIYAYQYEVMGLTEFLTKASEDGNPLALNLLGDLIISDSMMSNSEKDVYQYYSKAADLGNPNAMLNLAYMLDCGKDTEKDNSKAFELMKTVSNNYDVPWIDYQIGIRLGFGIGVDANIEEAKNWYTKAISKGLDIPKKALEFLNNFDTPDKRRIIADVKKN, encoded by the coding sequence ATGATTTTACGTCCTTTACTAAAACTACTTATTGGCAGTGCTTTTGTATTTTCCTCAGTATCAAACGCAACAGTCTTTCCTTTATCTAATGGGTACATGGATAAAATTGAAGCTCATCGCCTATCTAACAATCAAAAGACTGCACAAGGTATTTCATATTTAATCGGTTATAAAACACAGCAAGATCCAAAAAAAGCTTTAGAAATCTTTACATCCTTAGCTGCAGAGGATCATACCACTGCCCAATATTTCCTTGCTCAGATGTATCTTACTGGCTTTGGTGTCCATAAGGATATTGAGGCGGGCATGAATTATCTTATAAAATCAGCTTCTCGAACAAATCCAATTGCAGAAATAACTTTAAAAACCATTGTGGCTGGAAAAGCGGTAAATTTGCCCCATCCATTCTTATTGGATGAATATAAAATCCTCTCAGGATACGTTACAAAAGAAGACCCTTTACCCAGAGCAGGTGATAGAGCATACATGGCATATCCTGGGATATATGCATATCAATACGAAGTTATGGGCTTAACAGAGTTTTTAACAAAAGCCTCTGAGGATGGAAATCCTTTAGCACTCAATTTACTAGGGGATTTAATTATTTCAGATTCTATGATGTCCAACAGTGAAAAAGATGTGTATCAATATTATTCAAAAGCTGCGGATTTGGGCAATCCCAATGCTATGTTAAATCTTGCGTATATGTTAGATTGCGGAAAGGATACGGAAAAGGATAATTCAAAAGCTTTTGAACTTATGAAGACTGTATCTAACAATTATGACGTTCCGTGGATTGATTACCAAATAGGAATTCGACTAGGTTTTGGAATTGGTGTCGATGCAAATATAGAAGAGGCTAAAAATTGGTACACCAAAGCTATTTCTAAAGGGCTGGATATACCAAAAAAAGCATTAGAATTTTTAAATAATTTTGATACCCCAGATAAACGTAGAATTATTGCCGATGTCAAAAAAAATTAG
- a CDS encoding SEL1-like repeat protein: protein MHNLARMYLIGKGKPKNPAKAKELYKQSCELGIKESCDALNQIK from the coding sequence ATACACAATCTAGCCAGAATGTATTTAATTGGTAAAGGTAAACCTAAAAATCCTGCTAAAGCAAAAGAGCTTTACAAGCAATCTTGTGAATTAGGTATTAAAGAGTCTTGCGATGCTTTAAATCAAATTAAATAG
- a CDS encoding tetratricopeptide repeat protein, whose protein sequence is MKFIYKCIATLIASIAIFGSVSLAHDPSPDELSQKGTELYKQQKYEEAFEYLKPAADQGQVQAQVAVGVMYLKGLGVPKNYDEATKYFEKSAKAGNAQGIYNIGTMYYKGEGVKLDLNKAADYFEAAAKLGLRDAQHDYGAMYLFGKGRPENIKEAASWMQKAATQGHTGSLYNLGVMYETGKGMPQNLEKSKEMYTKSCDGGYKPACEKMNTLK, encoded by the coding sequence ATGAAATTTATATATAAATGCATTGCCACCCTTATAGCATCCATAGCTATTTTCGGATCTGTATCTTTAGCTCATGACCCATCACCTGACGAATTAAGCCAAAAAGGTACTGAACTTTATAAACAACAAAAATATGAGGAAGCTTTTGAATACTTAAAACCTGCAGCTGACCAAGGCCAAGTACAAGCTCAAGTAGCAGTTGGTGTTATGTATCTTAAGGGCTTAGGTGTTCCCAAAAATTATGATGAAGCTACAAAATATTTTGAAAAAAGTGCTAAAGCAGGAAATGCTCAGGGAATTTACAATATTGGGACAATGTATTACAAAGGTGAGGGTGTTAAGCTAGATTTAAATAAAGCTGCAGATTATTTTGAAGCCGCAGCTAAATTAGGTCTTAGGGATGCTCAGCATGATTATGGTGCTATGTACCTCTTTGGTAAGGGACGGCCTGAAAATATAAAAGAAGCTGCTAGTTGGATGCAAAAAGCTGCTACGCAAGGACATACTGGCTCTCTTTATAACCTTGGAGTTATGTACGAAACAGGTAAGGGTATGCCTCAAAATTTAGAGAAATCTAAAGAAATGTACACAAAATCGTGCGATGGTGGGTACAAGCCTGCATGTGAAAAAATGAATACACTTAAGTAG